The proteins below are encoded in one region of Micromonospora pisi:
- a CDS encoding ARPP-2 domain-containing protein has protein sequence MDRIDLTGLTVAPDQTWGAVRLVPLLRPVPISDLRLHARLYDPDELSIVDIGHRTAYISYVPHAFVASWTTDDTPAAAYGTQLRDPAASSAPTGIRLAFRRRMARRDDKQRLRFLPLHLATEGYLALQFGGPPIAWQEWTRHAVTRGLSPRVEATYSGTAIPGLDDALRIFEIHPDQCGMVLYVADTLAAAFVVSHPDDYRALHPTLLQDFYGELLFQYAHLYPAVPGFTARLDDTAIASVADLRAQLAQARADWAAFHTVMAGGLLAAERLTFTPVNRMGRFTLSRFLPALDPDTENHIGETITDDTGQLAYLKTFRLSAAQTRRGHLLSQLAAHDWDLDTTATALGTDRQGIALRLDNAGFGHLLRPDIIDACRNRSRKLHNRATRTRPTSREG, from the coding sequence GTGGACAGGATCGACCTGACCGGGCTGACCGTCGCCCCCGACCAGACGTGGGGCGCGGTACGCCTGGTGCCGCTGCTGCGGCCCGTACCCATCAGCGATCTGCGCCTGCACGCCCGCCTGTACGACCCCGACGAACTGTCGATCGTTGACATCGGGCACCGCACCGCGTACATCTCCTATGTGCCGCACGCGTTCGTAGCGAGCTGGACCACAGACGACACGCCCGCCGCTGCCTACGGCACCCAGCTACGCGACCCCGCCGCGTCCAGCGCCCCTACCGGTATCCGGCTGGCGTTCCGGCGACGTATGGCCCGCCGTGACGACAAGCAACGGCTCCGCTTTCTGCCACTGCACCTGGCAACGGAGGGCTACCTCGCCCTACAGTTCGGTGGGCCGCCCATCGCCTGGCAGGAATGGACTCGCCACGCTGTCACTCGCGGCCTGTCCCCGCGCGTCGAGGCCACCTACAGCGGCACCGCCATTCCCGGCCTCGACGACGCGCTGCGCATCTTCGAAATCCACCCTGACCAGTGCGGAATGGTGCTCTACGTCGCCGACACCCTCGCCGCGGCATTCGTCGTCAGCCACCCCGACGACTACCGCGCCCTGCACCCAACCCTGCTGCAGGACTTCTACGGCGAGCTGCTCTTCCAGTACGCCCACCTGTACCCGGCAGTGCCCGGCTTCACCGCCCGCCTCGACGACACCGCCATCGCCAGCGTCGCCGATCTGCGTGCACAGCTCGCCCAGGCCCGCGCCGACTGGGCGGCCTTCCACACCGTCATGGCCGGCGGGCTTCTCGCGGCAGAGCGCCTCACATTCACGCCAGTGAACCGGATGGGGCGCTTCACTCTGTCCCGCTTCCTGCCAGCCCTCGACCCCGACACCGAAAACCACATCGGCGAAACAATCACCGACGACACCGGCCAACTCGCTTACCTCAAGACGTTCCGGCTGTCGGCCGCCCAGACCCGCCGTGGGCACCTGCTGTCCCAACTCGCCGCCCACGACTGGGACCTCGACACCACCGCCACCGCCCTCGGCACCGACCGTCAAGGAATCGCGCTACGCCTGGACAACGCCGGCTTCGGCCATCTGCTCCGACCCGACATCATCGACGCCTGCCGCAACCGCTCCCGAAAACTACACAACCGAGCGACGAGAACCCGGCCCACATCGCGGGAGGGGTGA
- a CDS encoding M20 metallopeptidase family protein, with the protein MRSNAEQDKLDVVALLWEEHMSGAKGRIVSRRAVLRGAAVGVAGAGLASSQAAYAGNGSPAGLVGEDTVDAVAAGLDCDLIELRRDIHRRPETPGQEQRTAEVVAKRLRAAGLDVTTGVGGHGVVGILSGARPGRTVAYRSDMDAVPPNDQVGGGTQAAHLCGHDMHTAVGVGVAEVLARLRNRLAGTVVFVFQPAEETLTGAAAMLDDGVFARVRPAEIHAMHCGPFPVGQFVVTPGLGLPGQDRGVITLTGHDATARARRLAAEIGALSTLSRPATSEDLERLVADVQTPDGPLAEFVFIQAQVSEAEGRAEVRLSYRCWPENRYVAIREDIRRIASSDGQASVAFPNDPFPAMVCPEREGQAMKRHLQQAAGRDQVRTLHAAIPFSGEDFALFLGRLPGTYTFLGVRAPGAPIETSYPHFGAFDPDERAIGHGVRAMAGWLARRTR; encoded by the coding sequence GTGCGTTCCAACGCTGAGCAGGACAAGCTCGACGTAGTCGCACTCTTGTGGGAGGAACACATGTCAGGTGCAAAAGGTCGGATCGTCAGTCGACGCGCTGTGCTTCGTGGCGCCGCCGTCGGTGTGGCGGGAGCCGGGCTGGCGTCGTCCCAGGCGGCGTACGCCGGCAACGGCTCGCCTGCCGGGCTGGTGGGCGAGGATACGGTGGACGCCGTGGCCGCTGGGCTGGACTGTGACCTGATCGAGTTGCGCCGCGACATTCACCGGCGCCCGGAGACCCCGGGCCAGGAGCAGCGGACCGCCGAGGTGGTGGCTAAGCGACTTCGCGCGGCCGGCCTCGACGTCACCACCGGTGTGGGCGGCCACGGGGTCGTGGGAATCCTCAGCGGCGCTCGTCCTGGCCGGACGGTCGCTTACCGGTCGGACATGGACGCGGTACCGCCGAACGATCAGGTGGGGGGTGGCACGCAGGCGGCCCACCTGTGTGGGCACGATATGCACACAGCTGTGGGCGTGGGCGTCGCGGAGGTGCTGGCGCGCCTGCGCAACCGGCTCGCGGGCACAGTGGTGTTCGTTTTCCAACCCGCCGAGGAGACACTCACCGGCGCCGCCGCGATGCTCGACGACGGCGTGTTCGCCCGAGTCCGTCCGGCGGAGATCCATGCCATGCACTGCGGTCCTTTCCCGGTCGGCCAGTTCGTTGTCACGCCCGGGCTCGGACTTCCCGGCCAGGACCGCGGCGTCATCACGCTCACGGGGCACGATGCGACGGCGCGGGCGCGACGGCTCGCCGCCGAGATCGGCGCGCTCAGCACTTTGTCCCGCCCTGCGACCTCCGAGGACCTCGAACGGCTCGTGGCCGACGTCCAGACACCTGACGGGCCATTGGCCGAGTTCGTCTTCATACAGGCCCAGGTCTCCGAAGCCGAAGGCCGAGCCGAGGTGCGGTTGTCCTACCGATGCTGGCCGGAGAACCGGTACGTCGCCATCCGCGAGGACATCCGCCGAATCGCAAGCAGCGATGGCCAGGCATCGGTGGCCTTCCCGAACGACCCGTTTCCCGCCATGGTCTGTCCCGAGCGGGAAGGCCAGGCCATGAAGCGGCACCTGCAACAGGCCGCTGGGCGCGACCAGGTGCGGACGTTGCATGCCGCGATCCCCTTCAGCGGTGAGGACTTCGCACTGTTCCTGGGTCGGCTTCCTGGCACGTACACCTTTCTCGGCGTTCGTGCGCCCGGCGCCCCCATCGAAACCAGTTATCCGCATTTCGGCGCCTTCGACCCGGACGAGCGGGCCATCGGCCACGGCGTCCGCGCGATGGCGGGTTGGCTCGCCCGGCGCACCCGATAG